The following proteins come from a genomic window of Nothobranchius furzeri strain GRZ-AD chromosome 1, NfurGRZ-RIMD1, whole genome shotgun sequence:
- the LOC107376214 gene encoding uncharacterized protein isoform X1, whose translation MLHNNCFYNYFFWFDHLYILAYLGKQTMGKEQSKLAQEGYVLSKQAEDCAIATKGNDSFFIKMINLNQLPSEAVTTLTSEIETLQKLNHPHVVDMKQSFKDVQQRIYYVVMDYCPGGSLADKIELNPPESPQESEILNWIVEICVALKTIHEEALFHKHLTPKNVLLNEFGLVRLSGFGNINESSNSPSSTNPNATLNYLAPEVFTKGEYDAKSDIWAVGCILVELCTKKKAFSAENTINLIPKIINGVCPTLPSNFSPELGYLLSDLLKTDPMARPTANEVLAHPIVLKCLTTKCKTTVNELQAKLKDLRALADGLERVHEGTTIGSLTGGVIGAVGGITSIVGLILAPFTLGASLIVTGVGVGVGAVGGVTAGASNITNMVNQSSDRKAIHSMIKEFDQKTRAVVTWLLEINISLQTISNHCPQVSDTDSNLKKQNLMRLGFRAGRGLDGITELIRLGSVVTIGKIAAQTSRAVRAAEVVSGIFSGLFVAVDIFFIAMDAREIHHIRGAKEAEKQDAPSSSSGSKPDGNDSFDTSKLLFNTEMQECDTTETSETEDQSGSNKAEIRSEIMRFVHSVREAADNLEEVLKELKKMASSVSSLYEESELEEELM comes from the exons ATGCTACATAACAACTGTTTCTATAACTATTTCTTCTGGTTTGATCACTTGTATATACTTGCATATTTAGGAAAGCAAACAATGGGGAAAGAACAGAGTAAGCTAGCACAGGAAGGCTATGTGCTATCAAAACAAGCTGAAGACTGTGCTATTGCCACTAAAGGAAATGATTCTTTTTTCATTAAGATGATTAATCTAAATCAG CTACCCAGTGAAGCTGTTACTACATTAACTTCAGAGATTGAAACTCTCCAGAAATTAAACCACCCTCACGTTGTGGACATGAAGCAATCATTTAAAG ATGTGCAACAAAGGATTTATTATGTCGTGATGGACTACTGTCCAGGAGGAAGTCTTGCTGATAAAATAGAATTAAACCCGCCTGAGTCTCCACAGGAGTCAGAG ATACTAAACTGGATTGTTGAGATCTGTGTGGCTCTGAAAACCATTCATGAAGAAGCTTTGTTTCACAAACACCTGACACCAAAG AATGTTTTGCTCAATGAATTTGGACTGGTGCGTTTGAGTGGATTTGGAAACATCAATGAAAG TTCAAACAGTCCATCCAGCACAAATCCAAATGCAACATTAAATTACCTGGCACCTGAGGTCTTCACAAAAGGCGAATATGATGCCAAAAG TGACATCTGGGCAGTGGGATGCATACTTGTTGAACTCTGCACTAAGAAGAAAGCA TTCTCTGCTGAGAATACAATCAACCTCATTCCAAAGATAATTAATGGTGTCTGCCCAACTCTCCCAAGCAACTTTTCACCAGAGCTTGGTTATCTCTTAAGTGACCTTCTGAAGACAGACCCTATGGCTAGACCAACTGCCAATGAGGTCTTGGCGCATCCCATTGTGCTAAAGTGTCTAACAACAAAG TGCAAGACAACAGTCAATGAACTTCAAGCCAAGCTGAAAGATCTGAGGGCCCTGGCTGATGGTTTGGAACGCGTTCACGAGGGCACAACTATCGGCAGTCTGACTGGAGGAGTGATTGGAGCAGTGGGTGGGATTACATCCATTGTGGGACTTATACTGGCACCATTCACTTTGGGAGCTTCACTCATTGTCACAGGAGTTGGTGTAGGTGTTGGTGCTGTAGGTGGAGTCACTGCTGGGGCCTCAAACATCACAAATATGGTCAACCAGTCCTCTGATCGCAAAGCTATTCACAGCATGATTAAAGAGTTTGACCAGAAAACTAGAGCAGTGGTCACCTGGCTGTTGGAGATTAACATTAGTTTGCAAACCATCAGCAACCATTGCCCCCAAGTATCTGACACTGACAGCAACTTAAAAAAGCAAAACCTGATGAGGCTTGGCTTCAGGGCAGGAAGAGGCTTAGATGGCATCACTGAACTAATCAGACTGGGTTCAGTGGTGACCATTGGAAAGATTGCTGCACAAACGTCAAGGGCAGTGCGTGCAGCTGAGGTAGTATCAGGTATATTTTCTGGTTTATTTGTGGCAGTGGATATTTTTTTCATTGCAATGGATGCAAGGGAGATTCACCACATCAGGGGAGCAAAGGAAGCAGAGAAGCAAGATGCACCTTCCTCTAGTTCAGGGTCTAAACCTGATGGCAATGACTCATTTGATACGTCGAAGTTATTGTTCAACACAGAGATGCAAGAGTGCGACACAACAGAAACATCTGAAACAGAAGATCAGTCTGGCTCAAACAAAGCTGAAATCAGATCTGAGATCATGAGATTTGTTCACTCAGTCAGAGAAGCAGCAGACAACTTGGAAGAAGTTCTCAAAGAACTTAAAAAAATGGCCTCCTCTGTCTCATCATTATATGAAGAGAGTGAGCTGGAGGAGGAACTCATGTAA
- the LOC107376214 gene encoding uncharacterized protein isoform X2 has translation MGKEQSKLAQEGYVLSKQAEDCAIATKGNDSFFIKMINLNQLPSEAVTTLTSEIETLQKLNHPHVVDMKQSFKDVQQRIYYVVMDYCPGGSLADKIELNPPESPQESEILNWIVEICVALKTIHEEALFHKHLTPKNVLLNEFGLVRLSGFGNINESSNSPSSTNPNATLNYLAPEVFTKGEYDAKSDIWAVGCILVELCTKKKAFSAENTINLIPKIINGVCPTLPSNFSPELGYLLSDLLKTDPMARPTANEVLAHPIVLKCLTTKCKTTVNELQAKLKDLRALADGLERVHEGTTIGSLTGGVIGAVGGITSIVGLILAPFTLGASLIVTGVGVGVGAVGGVTAGASNITNMVNQSSDRKAIHSMIKEFDQKTRAVVTWLLEINISLQTISNHCPQVSDTDSNLKKQNLMRLGFRAGRGLDGITELIRLGSVVTIGKIAAQTSRAVRAAEVVSGIFSGLFVAVDIFFIAMDAREIHHIRGAKEAEKQDAPSSSSGSKPDGNDSFDTSKLLFNTEMQECDTTETSETEDQSGSNKAEIRSEIMRFVHSVREAADNLEEVLKELKKMASSVSSLYEESELEEELM, from the exons ATGGGGAAAGAACAGAGTAAGCTAGCACAGGAAGGCTATGTGCTATCAAAACAAGCTGAAGACTGTGCTATTGCCACTAAAGGAAATGATTCTTTTTTCATTAAGATGATTAATCTAAATCAG CTACCCAGTGAAGCTGTTACTACATTAACTTCAGAGATTGAAACTCTCCAGAAATTAAACCACCCTCACGTTGTGGACATGAAGCAATCATTTAAAG ATGTGCAACAAAGGATTTATTATGTCGTGATGGACTACTGTCCAGGAGGAAGTCTTGCTGATAAAATAGAATTAAACCCGCCTGAGTCTCCACAGGAGTCAGAG ATACTAAACTGGATTGTTGAGATCTGTGTGGCTCTGAAAACCATTCATGAAGAAGCTTTGTTTCACAAACACCTGACACCAAAG AATGTTTTGCTCAATGAATTTGGACTGGTGCGTTTGAGTGGATTTGGAAACATCAATGAAAG TTCAAACAGTCCATCCAGCACAAATCCAAATGCAACATTAAATTACCTGGCACCTGAGGTCTTCACAAAAGGCGAATATGATGCCAAAAG TGACATCTGGGCAGTGGGATGCATACTTGTTGAACTCTGCACTAAGAAGAAAGCA TTCTCTGCTGAGAATACAATCAACCTCATTCCAAAGATAATTAATGGTGTCTGCCCAACTCTCCCAAGCAACTTTTCACCAGAGCTTGGTTATCTCTTAAGTGACCTTCTGAAGACAGACCCTATGGCTAGACCAACTGCCAATGAGGTCTTGGCGCATCCCATTGTGCTAAAGTGTCTAACAACAAAG TGCAAGACAACAGTCAATGAACTTCAAGCCAAGCTGAAAGATCTGAGGGCCCTGGCTGATGGTTTGGAACGCGTTCACGAGGGCACAACTATCGGCAGTCTGACTGGAGGAGTGATTGGAGCAGTGGGTGGGATTACATCCATTGTGGGACTTATACTGGCACCATTCACTTTGGGAGCTTCACTCATTGTCACAGGAGTTGGTGTAGGTGTTGGTGCTGTAGGTGGAGTCACTGCTGGGGCCTCAAACATCACAAATATGGTCAACCAGTCCTCTGATCGCAAAGCTATTCACAGCATGATTAAAGAGTTTGACCAGAAAACTAGAGCAGTGGTCACCTGGCTGTTGGAGATTAACATTAGTTTGCAAACCATCAGCAACCATTGCCCCCAAGTATCTGACACTGACAGCAACTTAAAAAAGCAAAACCTGATGAGGCTTGGCTTCAGGGCAGGAAGAGGCTTAGATGGCATCACTGAACTAATCAGACTGGGTTCAGTGGTGACCATTGGAAAGATTGCTGCACAAACGTCAAGGGCAGTGCGTGCAGCTGAGGTAGTATCAGGTATATTTTCTGGTTTATTTGTGGCAGTGGATATTTTTTTCATTGCAATGGATGCAAGGGAGATTCACCACATCAGGGGAGCAAAGGAAGCAGAGAAGCAAGATGCACCTTCCTCTAGTTCAGGGTCTAAACCTGATGGCAATGACTCATTTGATACGTCGAAGTTATTGTTCAACACAGAGATGCAAGAGTGCGACACAACAGAAACATCTGAAACAGAAGATCAGTCTGGCTCAAACAAAGCTGAAATCAGATCTGAGATCATGAGATTTGTTCACTCAGTCAGAGAAGCAGCAGACAACTTGGAAGAAGTTCTCAAAGAACTTAAAAAAATGGCCTCCTCTGTCTCATCATTATATGAAGAGAGTGAGCTGGAGGAGGAACTCATGTAA